The Streptomyces europaeiscabiei genome window below encodes:
- a CDS encoding DUF262 domain-containing protein, which translates to MQKLEAHEMPLHKVFSSDYDFQIPDYQRPYAWQEEQAVQLLTDLQEALDRGTDEPYFLGSVVLVKNGGAPRADVIDGQQRLTTLTILLSVLRDLTEDPELRSDLDRLVMEPGAKIRGLAPRPRLTLRSRDADFFGKYVQTKDAVGTLLTLKEDALRTDAQKAILRNATVLHRSLSASPEEDRLKLSQMLAERTFLVVVSTPDLDSAHRIFSVMNSRGLDLSPTDIFKSRIIGDLGPEASDECATVWEDAEEMLGRDDFAELFLHLRMIFAKKRAEQELLKEFPEQVLSHYLPGKAEVFVHDVVRPYADAYARIREARYESASGADAVNAWFRRLQQVDNNDWRPAALWALRYHEHDPAWLDAFMRALERLSASLFIRREYTTPRVRRYAELLRQLDEGQGLDSPALELTDDEKADTRARLDGDLYLVGKIRKYVLLRLDELLARGQGVTYNHGLITVEHVLPQNPGSGSRWTALFDEEQRARWTHRLGNLVLLNRAKNSAAQNYDFAEKKAKYFTGRGGVVPFALTSQVLQHAEWSPGLLRARQDELVGVLAEEWRL; encoded by the coding sequence ATGCAAAAGCTTGAGGCGCATGAGATGCCCCTGCACAAGGTGTTCAGCAGTGACTACGACTTTCAGATCCCCGACTACCAGCGCCCCTACGCGTGGCAGGAGGAGCAGGCGGTTCAACTGCTGACAGACCTGCAGGAAGCCCTGGACCGAGGGACGGACGAACCGTACTTCCTTGGATCTGTCGTGCTCGTCAAGAACGGAGGGGCTCCGAGGGCGGACGTCATCGACGGCCAGCAGCGCCTCACGACCCTGACCATCCTCCTGTCGGTCCTGCGTGATCTCACCGAGGATCCGGAACTGCGCAGCGACCTCGACAGGCTGGTGATGGAGCCGGGCGCCAAGATCCGTGGTCTCGCGCCGAGACCGCGGCTTACCCTGCGGAGTCGCGACGCGGACTTCTTCGGGAAGTACGTGCAGACGAAAGACGCGGTAGGCACTCTGCTGACGCTCAAGGAGGACGCCCTGCGCACCGATGCGCAGAAGGCCATCCTCCGCAACGCGACAGTCCTGCACCGCAGCCTCTCGGCATCGCCTGAGGAGGACCGGCTGAAGCTGTCTCAGATGCTCGCCGAGCGGACGTTTCTGGTCGTCGTCAGTACCCCCGACCTCGACAGCGCACATCGGATCTTCAGTGTCATGAACTCCCGGGGGCTGGACCTGTCCCCGACCGACATCTTCAAGTCACGCATAATCGGTGATCTCGGACCGGAGGCGTCCGACGAGTGCGCCACCGTCTGGGAGGACGCCGAGGAGATGCTCGGGCGCGACGACTTCGCCGAGCTCTTCCTCCACCTGCGGATGATCTTCGCCAAGAAGCGCGCTGAACAGGAGCTGCTCAAGGAATTCCCGGAGCAGGTGCTCAGCCACTACCTTCCCGGCAAGGCCGAGGTCTTCGTCCACGATGTCGTCCGGCCGTACGCCGACGCGTACGCCAGGATCCGGGAGGCGCGTTACGAGTCCGCATCGGGCGCGGACGCGGTCAACGCCTGGTTCCGGAGGCTCCAGCAAGTCGACAACAACGACTGGCGGCCCGCCGCTCTCTGGGCGCTGCGCTACCACGAGCACGATCCGGCCTGGCTCGACGCGTTCATGCGGGCGCTGGAGCGGCTGTCGGCAAGTCTGTTCATCCGCCGCGAGTACACCACCCCTCGGGTCAGACGCTATGCCGAACTGCTCCGGCAACTCGATGAAGGACAGGGTCTCGATTCCCCCGCACTCGAGCTGACGGACGACGAGAAGGCGGACACCCGCGCCAGGCTCGACGGCGATCTCTATCTCGTCGGCAAGATCCGCAAGTACGTGCTCCTTCGGCTCGATGAGTTGCTGGCGCGTGGGCAGGGGGTGACCTACAACCATGGGCTCATCACCGTCGAGCATGTTCTGCCGCAGAACCCGGGTTCCGGATCGCGGTGGACCGCCTTGTTCGACGAGGAGCAGCGCGCACGGTGGACGCATCGCCTGGGCAACCTGGTCCTGCTGAACCGTGCGAAGAACTCGGCCGCCCAGAACTACGACTTCGCCGAGAAGAAGGCCAAGTACTTCACCGGCCGCGGGGGAGTGGTCCCCTTCGCGCTGACGAGCCAGGTGCTTCAGCATGCCGAGTGGAGCCCCGGGCTGCTGAGGGCGAGGCAGGACGAACTGGTCGGCGTGCTCGCTGAGGAGTGGCGCCTGTAG